In Microbacterium sp. 1.5R, the following are encoded in one genomic region:
- a CDS encoding glycohydrolase toxin TNT-related protein (This protein contains a domain related to Tuberculosis Necrotizing Toxin, which is the C-terminal effector domain of outer membrane channel protein CpnT, and which has a lethal NAD+-glycohydrolase activity.) has product MTPPNPLVAGPIDPTTPFSGAGLLEDGYELVNAIESGDWVAGGLASFSALANTVATAMDPLGSLIAAGLGWLMDHLEPLKGWLNDLTGDAGEVAGFAATWGNIAQHLQQAGETLDSRLADVSSMSGEAIAAYLRLQADVAAHISAAGAWAGGMKTGMEAASMLVQVVHELVRDTLSQLVGSLISYASTLVISLGTATPYVIAQATSRVSAMTARISGTVLKLVDAVTALAKHLDELKALFQRLGDLFSRGPGGGNAPSGPGAPHSPNGTPPHTPPDGTTPDGPTSPGPSVRDQSMLTDEQLQTYLERNYPQYADDFADTGTLPPDVQIPKGPEVLQPDGSIDWSQVPGGGYVLDANDNPIRQPHTPQPGDVLDRYGPPDGRYTSPVPDDGPYTYDQRSLPYVENPAHYHRYEVVGDLSDLRGAFDSAPQHVKDELLAGGLKPEYLGSQGYQGDIAPGFGSPGGGSQVQLPLTAEQLIALGLLKEIP; this is encoded by the coding sequence ATGACGCCGCCGAACCCGCTGGTGGCCGGACCGATCGATCCGACGACGCCGTTCAGCGGCGCAGGGCTGCTCGAGGACGGCTACGAGCTCGTCAACGCCATCGAGAGCGGAGACTGGGTGGCCGGAGGCCTCGCATCGTTCTCCGCCCTGGCGAACACCGTCGCGACGGCGATGGATCCGCTCGGATCGCTGATCGCGGCGGGTCTGGGCTGGCTCATGGACCATCTCGAGCCGCTCAAAGGCTGGCTCAACGACCTGACCGGCGACGCAGGTGAAGTCGCCGGATTCGCCGCGACGTGGGGCAACATCGCCCAGCATCTGCAGCAGGCGGGCGAGACCCTCGATTCCCGACTCGCCGACGTGAGCTCGATGTCGGGCGAGGCGATCGCCGCGTACCTCCGACTCCAGGCGGACGTCGCCGCTCATATCTCCGCCGCGGGCGCGTGGGCGGGCGGCATGAAGACCGGCATGGAAGCGGCATCCATGCTCGTCCAGGTCGTTCATGAGCTCGTGCGCGACACGCTCTCGCAGCTCGTGGGCTCGCTGATCTCCTACGCGAGCACGCTGGTCATCTCACTCGGCACCGCCACCCCCTATGTCATCGCGCAGGCGACGAGCCGCGTCTCGGCGATGACCGCCCGGATCTCCGGCACGGTGCTCAAGCTCGTCGACGCCGTCACGGCTCTCGCCAAGCACCTGGACGAACTCAAGGCGCTCTTCCAGCGCCTCGGAGACCTCTTCTCGCGCGGTCCGGGCGGCGGAAACGCTCCCTCCGGCCCCGGAGCACCGCACAGCCCGAACGGCACGCCTCCCCACACCCCGCCCGACGGCACGACGCCGGACGGGCCCACCTCGCCCGGTCCCAGCGTGCGCGACCAGAGCATGCTCACCGACGAGCAGCTCCAGACATACCTCGAGCGCAACTACCCGCAGTACGCCGACGACTTCGCCGACACCGGCACACTCCCACCCGACGTGCAGATCCCCAAGGGGCCTGAGGTCCTTCAGCCGGATGGGAGCATAGACTGGAGCCAGGTGCCCGGCGGCGGGTACGTGCTGGATGCCAACGACAATCCGATCCGACAGCCGCACACGCCGCAGCCCGGCGACGTGCTCGACCGCTACGGTCCCCCCGACGGTCGATACACCTCACCGGTGCCGGATGACGGGCCGTACACGTACGACCAGCGTTCCCTGCCCTACGTCGAGAATCCCGCGCATTACCACCGCTACGAGGTCGTCGGCGACCTGTCCGATCTGCGTGGTGCGTTCGACAGCGCCCCTCAGCACGTCAAGGACGAACTCCTGGCGGGCGGTCTCAAGCCCGAATACCTCGGTTCACAGGGGTACCAGGGAGACATCGCGCCCGGATTCGGCTCGCCGGGTGGCGGCTCCCAGGTGCAGCTTCCGCTCACCGCGGAGCAGCTCATCGCGCTAGGCCTGCTTAAGGAGATCCCATGA